The proteins below are encoded in one region of Natronococcus sp. CG52:
- a CDS encoding integrase core domain-containing protein, whose protein sequence is MLRESPLGGSWVGSRASVREWIEQFAHCYNHQRPHQILNGKTLVEEVQN, encoded by the coding sequence ATGTTACGCGAGAGTCCGTTGGGGGGTTCGTGGGTGGGCAGTCGGGCGAGCGTCCGAGAGTGGATTGAACAGTTCGCGCATTGCTACAACCATCAAAGACCGCATCAAATTCTCAATGGAAAAACGCTAGTCGAGGAGGTTCAGAACTAG
- a CDS encoding glycoside hydrolase family 55 protein — MSYSGLRRRDVLRTVIGGCGALVGCTAAESGASDRTATEVPTEVEALADQFEDRAVWNVEAHEITGDGRTKVGHAVHELLETVDRAGGGIVYFPPGRYLFERTPLVGDETLLVGAGRSTVFEGTRSIWERGGALLSNRGYDQPGYTGASNWGVANVRVDTPETNGIMPAHADTVRLENIYGDATYCHHIDIVSSRNVVVDGYWASRGGDSASDTPIQFDVQQAGITRNGIWDGETRTLAMDDETPTKACTLRDFEIAPKNGATYGVQLHRGKTESITITDGSILGCQYTAIRADRGEALADLTIDGVSCIDNARGITLGSSDGGRRGVTIDDVTIRTTERGVAAGAGIYAAGVDEAELSNVTVDGAFTNGIIFEEMSDLEMSDVTVTGMTRQAFRFRENVEATLTRAHAAECGGAGIYSGEGSRVTYGDVTFDGVGREIVADGEIQKEPAPPAS; from the coding sequence ATGTCTTATTCCGGGCTGCGGCGACGAGACGTTCTTCGGACCGTGATTGGCGGCTGCGGGGCACTGGTGGGGTGCACGGCTGCCGAATCCGGGGCATCGGACCGGACAGCTACTGAGGTACCTACCGAAGTCGAGGCACTCGCCGACCAGTTTGAAGACCGGGCCGTATGGAACGTCGAGGCGCACGAGATCACGGGCGATGGGAGAACCAAGGTCGGACACGCCGTCCACGAGCTCCTCGAGACGGTCGACCGAGCTGGCGGTGGGATCGTGTATTTCCCACCCGGGCGATATCTCTTCGAGCGGACGCCGCTGGTGGGCGACGAGACACTCCTCGTGGGAGCAGGTCGCTCGACGGTCTTCGAAGGGACACGGTCCATCTGGGAGCGCGGCGGCGCCTTGCTCTCCAACAGGGGGTACGACCAGCCCGGCTACACCGGCGCATCGAACTGGGGGGTTGCCAACGTCCGCGTCGACACGCCGGAGACGAACGGCATCATGCCCGCGCATGCTGATACCGTTCGACTGGAGAACATCTACGGCGACGCCACCTATTGCCATCACATCGACATCGTCTCGTCACGAAACGTCGTTGTGGATGGCTACTGGGCCAGCCGGGGCGGGGACAGTGCCTCGGACACACCGATCCAGTTCGACGTGCAACAGGCAGGAATCACCCGGAACGGCATCTGGGATGGCGAGACGCGCACGCTCGCCATGGACGACGAGACGCCGACGAAAGCGTGCACCCTCAGAGACTTCGAGATCGCGCCGAAGAACGGCGCCACCTACGGCGTCCAGCTCCACCGTGGGAAAACCGAGTCGATCACTATCACCGATGGCTCCATTCTTGGCTGTCAGTACACGGCGATCAGAGCCGATCGGGGCGAGGCACTTGCTGATCTGACGATCGACGGGGTATCGTGCATCGACAACGCGCGCGGGATCACGCTCGGCTCCAGTGACGGCGGCCGGCGAGGGGTGACGATTGACGATGTCACGATCAGGACGACTGAGCGCGGGGTGGCTGCCGGCGCGGGGATCTATGCCGCCGGGGTCGACGAGGCCGAACTCTCGAACGTGACCGTCGACGGGGCGTTTACGAACGGGATCATCTTCGAGGAGATGAGCGATCTGGAAATGAGCGATGTCACGGTGACGGGGATGACGCGTCAGGCGTTCCGTTTCCGCGAGAATGTCGAGGCAACACTCACGCGGGCCCACGCAGCGGAGTGCGGTGGGGCTGGCATCTACTCGGGGGAGGGAAGTCGGGTGACCTACGGCGACGTGACGTTCGATGGCGTCGGACGAGAGATAGTGGCCGATGGCGAGATTCAGAAGGAGCCCGCACCGCCAGCATCGTGA